A single genomic interval of Hevea brasiliensis isolate MT/VB/25A 57/8 chromosome 4, ASM3005281v1, whole genome shotgun sequence harbors:
- the LOC131179470 gene encoding uncharacterized mitochondrial protein AtMg00860-like — MNPAKCVFGARSGKLLGFIVSKKGIEVDPDKIRAIQEMPSPKTEREVHSFLAKLNYISRFISNITAKAEPIFKLLKKNNTAKWDPACQEAFKRIKQYLSNLPVLVPLVMGRPLIMYMVVQ, encoded by the coding sequence ATGAACCCagctaaatgtgtgtttggggcAAGATCAGGAAAGCTATTAGGATTTATAGTAAGTAAGAAGGGAATAGAGGTGGATCCAGACAAAATTCGAGCCATCCAAGAGATGccctccccaaaaacagaaagggaggtgcataGTTTCCTAGCAAAATTGAACTATATTTCAAGATTCATCTCTAATATCACTGCCAAGGctgaacccattttcaagctacttAAGAAGAATAATACCGCCAAGTGGGACCCagcttgtcaagaggctttcaaaAGGATTAAGCAGTACTTATCAAATCTACCAGTATTAGTTCCTCTGGTGATGGGTAGGCCATTAATTATGTATATGGTAGTTCAGTAG